A section of the Bradyrhizobium oligotrophicum S58 genome encodes:
- a CDS encoding ThiF family adenylyltransferase — MTKAAQQNALMLASLLGVDEAKASERLARAVLITAPPGEKAEWAFEIGELLGRTVNVRFAQAEAPHPEVELVIADATPRTGALHLYADLGFTNAVAALHPIAGLSGRPHPLHAAAAACAVTAAVVHTVVGSESLPQVRLPMRLDYSQLGIPPGSLDRPLDIGSGAMAGAGAIAHAFLRAARHVDLRGELTVIDPKTVQAGILNRCLYLREEDIGSDKATALVTRAQPDFSELRLRAHVGDFKSYVRPLPRPPETTFVTVDSRHVRRHIQGEVPRRIVDASTTDARGVVIHSNVLPTDNACLACIYRHVPEEHARERSIAEGLGVDLADVRTGLITAEIAQRIVRTHPAIVAEDIVGIAFDSLFRQLCSEQALALPEGRQVLAPFAFVSAWAGILQVVEMLRSFAGMKETNYWQVDPWNTPVARARTLRPRHPECQFCSKPEYRPIIHSLWG; from the coding sequence ATGACCAAGGCCGCCCAGCAAAATGCCCTGATGCTCGCCTCTCTTCTAGGTGTCGACGAGGCCAAAGCCAGCGAACGGCTGGCACGGGCTGTTCTGATCACCGCCCCTCCGGGGGAAAAAGCGGAATGGGCCTTCGAGATCGGCGAGCTCCTAGGACGCACCGTGAACGTGCGCTTTGCGCAAGCGGAAGCACCGCACCCGGAGGTGGAGTTGGTCATCGCGGACGCAACTCCCCGCACCGGTGCCCTTCACTTGTACGCGGACTTGGGTTTCACCAACGCCGTCGCAGCCCTGCATCCCATTGCCGGTCTGAGCGGTCGGCCCCATCCTCTTCACGCCGCCGCAGCCGCGTGCGCCGTCACCGCCGCTGTCGTCCATACCGTCGTCGGCTCGGAATCTCTTCCTCAAGTCCGACTGCCCATGCGGCTGGACTATTCGCAGCTCGGTATTCCGCCCGGCTCTCTCGACCGTCCGCTTGATATCGGAAGCGGGGCAATGGCCGGCGCAGGCGCGATCGCCCACGCATTTCTCCGTGCTGCCCGGCATGTGGACCTACGTGGTGAACTGACGGTCATCGACCCCAAGACGGTGCAGGCCGGCATCTTGAACCGATGTCTCTATCTCCGGGAAGAGGATATAGGCAGCGATAAAGCGACTGCTCTTGTGACGCGGGCGCAACCCGACTTTTCCGAACTACGGCTTCGTGCTCACGTAGGCGATTTCAAGTCTTATGTTCGCCCGCTTCCGCGTCCCCCGGAGACGACGTTCGTTACGGTCGACAGCCGTCACGTCAGGCGCCATATCCAGGGGGAGGTCCCACGCCGCATCGTGGATGCATCGACCACCGACGCACGCGGCGTCGTGATTCACTCGAACGTGCTTCCCACCGATAATGCTTGTCTCGCATGCATCTACCGCCACGTCCCTGAAGAGCATGCTCGCGAGCGATCGATCGCTGAAGGACTCGGAGTGGATCTGGCGGATGTCAGGACCGGTCTGATCACTGCCGAAATCGCGCAGCGGATCGTTCGCACGCACCCTGCAATCGTCGCTGAGGACATCGTCGGCATCGCGTTCGACAGTCTGTTCCGGCAGCTGTGCTCGGAGCAGGCGCTTGCCTTGCCAGAGGGACGTCAGGTACTAGCGCCGTTCGCCTTCGTGTCGGCGTGGGCCGGCATTCTGCAGGTAGTGGAGATGCTGCGCTCATTCGCGGGGATGAAGGAAACAAACTACTGGCAGGTCGACCCTTGGAATACTCCGGTCGCACGGGCACGAACGCTGCGGCCTCGTCATCCCGAGTGCCAGTTTTGCTCAAAGCCAGAGTATCGGCCAATTATTCACTCGCTTTGGGGTTAG
- a CDS encoding TM0106 family RecB-like putative nuclease, whose translation MHKADGKLFLSAGDLVGHLNCRYLTALDVKVANGELAKPKIWDPVLETLAERGAVHERDYVHHLTSTGTVATLIDGVGVDAISVAATREALGRGDAIIVQAALQDGVWSGRADVLLRVEKPSQLGPWSYQVTDTKLSRETKGNTVLQISLYSDLLSKMQGCQPESAFVVTPGNDFSPEEHRVADYAAYYRHVRASLERAVSGGDAVAAYPEPIEHCEICRWRRQCDDRRRADDHMSLVAGVSKSQIGELERRGVNTTTELAAVPLPLPWRPDRGAAKSFEKIREQARIQIEGIRAGKILYETLAPVPGFGLARLPEPSPGDIFFDFEGDPFVGNGGLEFLFGYVFIDADGSERYVGDWASNRQEERTAFERFVDFVTLRLKEYPSLHIFHFAPYEPAAMKRLMGRYATRENEVDNLLRGQIFVDLFSVVRHAIRASVESYSIKKLEPLYGFVRSVPLADVGAVMARTQARLELADPSGVPEADKIAIKGYNRDDCVSTKALRNWLETVRTALVAAGATVERPAGPTAEISAELDEWQKKVAALVARLTLGVPDDVLQRSPEQQARWLLAFMLDWHGREKKAVWWEYFRLRDLSAEDLLHERDGLSDMIFLSQVGGTAKAPIHRYAFVLQDTDIREGDELRSIGGDKFGRTVGISLDERTIDIKKRGDTATYHPEAIFAHSYVDTQVLADSLMRLGEYVADHGMEGDGDHKAARDLLMGAAPRLRGQAFQVEGEETLTAAIRAALNLEQSVLPVQGPPGAGKTYTGARMICGLAKNGKSVGVTANSHKVIRNLLDEVLVAARKEGIEFGCIQKVSEMEDDRPPLRFTSDNADFLDALRSDCNVGGATAWFWARTDAAGSVDVLFIDEAAQMSLANVLAVSQAAKSIVLLGDPRQLEQPIQGSHPDGVDVSSLDHILGVHATVPADRGLFLPETWRLHPSICSFNSEMFYESRLYPRPGLENQSIRSGGRLQGSGLRYLPVEHQGNQSSSREEADCVRDLVSEILQCGTTWTNREGVEAPVGLDDILIIAPYNAQVFELQERIPGARIGTVDKFQGREAPIVIYSMTTSSHADAPRGMEFLYSANRLNVATSRAKCICAIIASPRLFEAECRTPRQMQLANAVCRYLELSTRLEWHPSEMRKSH comes from the coding sequence ATGCACAAAGCGGATGGGAAGCTTTTTCTCAGCGCCGGCGATCTGGTCGGGCATCTGAATTGCCGCTATCTGACCGCGCTCGACGTCAAGGTGGCGAACGGCGAGCTTGCCAAGCCGAAGATCTGGGACCCGGTGCTTGAGACGTTGGCGGAGCGCGGCGCCGTGCACGAACGCGACTACGTCCATCACCTCACCTCGACCGGTACGGTCGCGACCCTGATCGACGGCGTGGGCGTTGACGCGATCTCGGTTGCCGCCACCCGCGAAGCCCTCGGCAGGGGCGACGCCATTATCGTTCAGGCGGCACTGCAAGACGGCGTATGGAGCGGGCGGGCCGACGTCCTTCTTCGCGTGGAGAAGCCCAGCCAGCTGGGTCCATGGTCGTACCAGGTGACCGACACGAAGCTGTCCCGGGAAACGAAGGGCAACACGGTCCTGCAGATATCGCTGTACTCCGATCTTCTTTCCAAGATGCAGGGTTGCCAACCTGAGTCGGCTTTCGTCGTCACGCCGGGAAACGATTTCTCGCCCGAAGAGCATCGCGTCGCCGACTACGCCGCCTATTACCGCCATGTGAGGGCCAGCCTCGAGCGTGCCGTCTCCGGCGGAGACGCCGTCGCCGCCTATCCCGAACCGATCGAGCATTGTGAAATCTGCCGCTGGCGTCGCCAGTGCGACGACAGAAGGAGGGCCGACGACCACATGTCGCTGGTCGCTGGCGTCAGCAAATCCCAAATCGGCGAATTGGAAAGGCGAGGGGTCAACACCACCACGGAGCTCGCGGCGGTCCCTCTGCCGCTTCCCTGGAGACCTGATCGCGGTGCAGCCAAGAGCTTCGAGAAAATACGCGAACAGGCGAGAATCCAGATCGAAGGGATCAGAGCCGGTAAGATTCTGTACGAAACGCTCGCTCCGGTGCCGGGGTTCGGATTGGCGCGTCTTCCTGAGCCGTCGCCCGGCGACATCTTCTTCGACTTCGAAGGAGATCCGTTCGTGGGCAATGGGGGTCTCGAATTTCTGTTCGGATACGTCTTCATCGATGCGGATGGGTCGGAGCGATACGTCGGAGACTGGGCATCCAACAGGCAGGAAGAGCGGACGGCGTTCGAACGTTTCGTCGACTTCGTGACACTGCGTCTGAAGGAATACCCGAGCCTGCATATCTTTCACTTCGCCCCATACGAACCGGCGGCGATGAAGCGTCTGATGGGACGCTACGCGACCCGCGAAAACGAAGTCGATAATCTTCTTCGAGGGCAGATCTTCGTCGATCTCTTCTCGGTCGTACGCCATGCCATCAGGGCGAGCGTGGAAAGCTATTCGATAAAGAAGCTCGAGCCGCTCTACGGCTTTGTCCGGAGCGTGCCGTTGGCAGACGTTGGAGCCGTGATGGCCAGGACGCAGGCGCGGCTAGAACTCGCCGACCCATCGGGCGTTCCTGAAGCCGACAAGATCGCGATCAAAGGATACAATCGCGACGACTGCGTCTCAACCAAAGCTTTGCGGAACTGGCTGGAGACGGTTCGAACGGCTCTGGTCGCCGCCGGAGCGACAGTCGAGCGGCCGGCGGGGCCGACCGCCGAGATCAGCGCCGAGCTCGACGAGTGGCAGAAGAAGGTCGCCGCACTCGTGGCACGGCTCACCCTCGGTGTGCCGGACGACGTCTTGCAACGCAGCCCCGAACAGCAAGCCCGCTGGCTTCTCGCCTTCATGCTCGACTGGCACGGCCGGGAGAAGAAAGCCGTCTGGTGGGAATACTTCCGGCTTCGCGACCTGTCCGCCGAGGACCTGCTTCACGAGCGCGATGGCCTGTCGGACATGATCTTCCTGAGCCAAGTGGGCGGCACCGCCAAGGCACCCATCCACCGGTACGCGTTCGTGCTTCAGGACACGGACATCCGGGAAGGTGATGAACTCAGGAGCATCGGAGGCGACAAGTTCGGGCGCACGGTGGGGATTTCACTCGACGAACGAACGATCGACATCAAGAAGCGCGGAGATACGGCGACGTATCATCCCGAGGCCATCTTCGCCCATAGCTACGTTGACACCCAGGTGCTCGCCGATTCCCTGATGCGGCTCGGCGAGTATGTGGCGGACCATGGGATGGAGGGCGACGGCGATCACAAGGCGGCGCGGGATCTGCTCATGGGCGCTGCGCCTCGGCTGCGCGGACAAGCGTTTCAGGTCGAGGGCGAGGAGACGCTCACCGCGGCCATTCGAGCCGCGCTAAATCTCGAGCAAAGCGTCCTTCCGGTGCAGGGACCGCCAGGCGCCGGGAAGACATATACGGGCGCTCGCATGATCTGCGGGTTGGCGAAGAACGGAAAGTCCGTAGGCGTAACCGCGAACAGTCACAAAGTGATCCGCAACCTTCTGGACGAGGTCCTCGTGGCGGCCCGCAAAGAAGGTATCGAGTTCGGATGTATCCAGAAGGTATCAGAAATGGAGGACGACCGGCCACCACTCCGGTTTACGTCCGATAACGCGGACTTTCTCGACGCTCTGCGCTCGGACTGCAACGTCGGGGGCGCGACGGCCTGGTTCTGGGCAAGGACCGATGCCGCGGGAAGCGTCGACGTTCTTTTCATTGACGAAGCCGCGCAGATGTCGCTAGCGAACGTGCTAGCCGTGTCACAGGCCGCTAAGAGTATCGTTCTCCTTGGAGATCCCCGGCAGCTCGAGCAGCCGATCCAAGGCAGTCATCCCGACGGCGTCGATGTATCTTCCCTCGATCATATCCTCGGTGTTCATGCGACGGTCCCGGCCGACCGCGGACTATTCCTGCCGGAGACGTGGCGGCTGCATCCGTCGATATGTTCATTCAATTCGGAGATGTTCTACGAGAGTCGTCTTTATCCGCGCCCCGGACTGGAAAACCAGTCGATCCGATCGGGCGGACGCCTCCAAGGATCGGGTCTTAGATATTTGCCCGTCGAGCACCAAGGCAACCAGAGTTCGTCGCGAGAAGAGGCCGACTGCGTTCGTGACTTGGTCTCGGAGATACTGCAATGCGGGACGACCTGGACGAACCGCGAAGGTGTAGAGGCGCCAGTCGGTTTGGACGACATACTGATCATAGCGCCCTACAATGCTCAGGTGTTCGAACTACAGGAGCGCATTCCCGGCGCACGGATAGGGACGGTCGACAAGTTCCAGGGCCGCGAGGCACCGATCGTGATCTACTCGATGACGACATCGAGTCATGCCGATGCACCCAGGGGTATGGAGTTTCTGTATAGCGCAAACCGATTGAACGTCGCGACCTCGCGAGCGAAATGCATCTGCGCGATCATCGCGTCGCCGCGGCTCTTCGAAGCGGAGTGCCGGACCCCGAGACAGATGCAATTAGCGAACGCGGTCTGTCGATATCTCGAATTATCTACGCGCCTGGAATGGCACCCTTCGGAGATGCGAAAATCTCATTGA
- a CDS encoding DEAD/DEAH box helicase — protein sequence MSSPVSASGLESAYHRLHPKIRRWIRDQGWDELREIQARTIVEVLDGDSDILIAATTAAGKTEAAFLPILTSIAERKASGFSVLYVSPLKALINDQFRRLEELCESMEIPVVKWHGDAPQADKKKAMSKPDGIALITPESIEAMFVRRPADAKRLLSAAEFIVVDELHSFLQGPRGLHVASLLRRIDAMAARPARRVGLSATIGDLGQARTWLRPTDPDRVAELLAKSDAPELRLQVRGYVEPPDLDDPDHAEGGTESEDGLPHRIALDWISDHLFETLRGENNLIFGGSRRTVESTADRLRRRSEKLNVPNEFYPHHGSLSKTLREDLEDRLKDGKRPTTAVCTSTLELGVDIGSVKSVAQIGAPRSLASLRQRLGRTGRRRGTPSVLRIYLREPNIDRKSGILDRLRSNTIRSVAVVRLLLQGFVEEAGTSPEIASTLIHQILSVIVERGGIRPKPLYDLLCGPGPFASISTNDFVNLLRHLGSRNVRFVEQAADGTLMLGQEGEKAAQSRSFFAVFESGEEWRLTVGGRTLGTLPITHPVHKDGLVVFAGRRWIVQDLDEQTMTLVVAPHPGGVVPRFEPASGEPAHDRLVAEMRSVYLANDVPPYLDEKARKLLSEGREMFKNLDLQHRWLVPEDRDMHVFLWRGSQATAVFSAALAMAGLKSGVHELGVSVSKIKQEELRPILEKLAQMREIDPADVSAFVANVKTGKFREQVPEGLARSLWAKQNRGRIADISAMAAGA from the coding sequence ATGAGCTCACCAGTTTCCGCATCGGGACTTGAATCCGCTTATCACCGGCTCCACCCGAAGATCCGCCGCTGGATCCGCGATCAGGGCTGGGACGAACTGCGCGAAATCCAGGCCCGTACGATCGTCGAGGTGCTCGACGGCGACAGCGACATCCTGATTGCGGCGACAACCGCCGCCGGAAAGACCGAGGCGGCGTTTCTGCCGATCTTGACTTCGATAGCTGAAAGGAAGGCGTCCGGCTTCTCGGTTCTGTACGTAAGTCCGCTCAAGGCACTCATCAACGATCAGTTCAGGCGTCTGGAAGAGCTCTGCGAAAGCATGGAGATCCCCGTCGTCAAGTGGCACGGCGATGCGCCACAGGCCGACAAGAAGAAAGCGATGAGTAAGCCGGACGGCATCGCGCTCATCACGCCGGAGTCCATCGAGGCAATGTTCGTCCGCCGTCCTGCCGACGCCAAGCGGCTGTTGTCGGCTGCGGAGTTTATCGTCGTCGACGAACTCCACTCCTTCCTCCAGGGACCGAGAGGTCTGCATGTCGCGAGCCTGCTCCGCCGCATCGACGCAATGGCGGCCCGCCCGGCGCGAAGGGTGGGTCTCTCTGCGACGATCGGTGATCTAGGGCAAGCGCGCACTTGGCTGCGGCCCACAGATCCGGATCGTGTGGCCGAACTTCTGGCGAAGTCCGACGCGCCGGAACTGAGGCTCCAGGTCAGGGGATACGTCGAGCCACCCGATCTCGACGATCCCGATCACGCCGAGGGAGGGACGGAGAGCGAGGACGGTCTGCCGCATCGAATCGCGCTCGATTGGATCTCGGATCATCTGTTCGAGACGCTACGAGGTGAAAACAATCTCATCTTTGGAGGATCGCGGCGGACTGTGGAATCGACGGCCGACCGGCTGCGCCGACGCTCCGAAAAGCTGAACGTGCCAAACGAATTTTATCCTCACCACGGCAGCCTTTCGAAGACATTGCGGGAGGATTTGGAGGATCGCCTCAAGGATGGGAAGCGGCCCACGACAGCGGTCTGCACGTCGACACTCGAGTTAGGCGTCGACATCGGCTCGGTGAAGTCGGTCGCTCAGATAGGAGCGCCGCGTTCGCTGGCGTCGCTTAGGCAAAGACTCGGTCGGACCGGCAGACGCCGCGGTACACCGTCCGTCCTGCGCATCTACCTGAGAGAACCGAACATCGATCGGAAGTCGGGGATACTGGACCGCCTTCGATCGAACACGATCAGGTCTGTCGCGGTCGTTAGGCTTCTTCTCCAGGGGTTCGTCGAGGAAGCCGGGACGTCACCAGAGATCGCCTCGACGCTGATCCACCAGATACTCTCAGTCATCGTCGAGCGCGGTGGCATCAGACCCAAGCCGCTGTACGACCTTCTGTGTGGACCTGGTCCTTTCGCGTCAATCTCGACCAACGACTTCGTGAACCTGCTGCGCCATCTTGGATCACGCAACGTGCGCTTCGTCGAGCAGGCCGCGGACGGTACGCTCATGCTCGGACAGGAGGGTGAAAAAGCGGCGCAGTCGCGCAGCTTCTTCGCGGTTTTCGAGTCCGGCGAAGAGTGGCGGCTGACGGTCGGCGGGCGGACTCTCGGAACGCTGCCGATCACCCATCCCGTCCATAAGGACGGCCTGGTCGTCTTCGCCGGGAGACGATGGATCGTGCAGGACCTTGACGAGCAGACGATGACGCTGGTCGTCGCACCGCATCCGGGCGGCGTCGTCCCGCGCTTCGAACCAGCTTCCGGCGAACCCGCACACGACAGGCTGGTGGCGGAAATGCGATCGGTCTATCTTGCGAACGATGTGCCGCCCTATCTGGACGAGAAGGCTCGGAAGCTTCTGTCCGAAGGGCGCGAGATGTTCAAGAATCTGGATTTGCAGCACCGCTGGCTCGTGCCCGAAGACCGGGACATGCACGTCTTTCTCTGGCGGGGTTCTCAGGCGACGGCGGTCTTCAGCGCGGCTCTGGCTATGGCCGGTCTCAAATCGGGCGTCCACGAATTGGGGGTGTCGGTTTCCAAGATCAAGCAGGAAGAGCTCCGGCCCATCTTGGAAAAGCTCGCGCAGATGCGTGAGATCGATCCGGCGGACGTTTCGGCATTCGTCGCTAACGTCAAGACCGGAAAATTCAGAGAGCAGGTGCCGGAAGGATTGGCGCGCTCGCTGTGGGCCAAGCAGAACCGCGGCCGGATAGCCGATATATCAGCGATGGCCGCCGGCGCGTAG
- a CDS encoding ATP-binding protein translates to MSKAPKAIKPKERDTIIQALSAGVVPRVGLPHIQVGRAAEIGALLRDVDRVADGGAAVRFVIGDYGAGKTFFANLIRLIALERKCVTVHADLAPDRRIHAGGGQARALYSEAVRNMATRTKPEGGALAAVVERLVTDAVKEASERQIAVEKIIDERLAPIQEFVGGYDFATVLKAYWRGSETSNEELKTAALRWLRGEFSTKTEANKSLGVRTIIDDDSVYDSLKSLACLTKVAGYAGLFVVFDEMVNIYKLQSAQARKLNFEQILRIVNDALQGNTSNIGFMMCGTPPFLMDTRRGLFSYEALQSRLAENQFATGGLVDFSGPVINLQNLTPEDLLVLLSNIRNVFAGGDPSNNLVPDEALKAFMNHCDRRIGEAYFRMPRTTVKAFVQLLSVLEQNPGAKWQDLLGQVQITADLHGQEEMVPEGGPQPGDEDELTSFRIGT, encoded by the coding sequence ATGAGCAAGGCGCCGAAGGCAATCAAGCCGAAGGAACGGGATACGATCATTCAGGCGCTCAGCGCAGGTGTGGTTCCGCGAGTGGGCCTTCCGCATATCCAGGTCGGCAGAGCCGCGGAGATCGGTGCTCTCCTTCGCGACGTCGACCGTGTCGCTGACGGTGGGGCCGCCGTCAGGTTCGTGATCGGCGACTACGGCGCAGGAAAGACCTTCTTCGCGAACCTGATCCGATTGATCGCGCTGGAGCGGAAGTGCGTCACCGTCCATGCCGATCTGGCGCCCGACCGCCGCATCCATGCCGGAGGGGGCCAGGCCAGAGCACTGTATTCCGAAGCGGTCCGGAACATGGCCACGCGGACCAAGCCGGAAGGCGGCGCGTTGGCGGCCGTCGTGGAGCGGTTAGTGACGGACGCCGTGAAGGAGGCGAGCGAGCGGCAGATCGCCGTCGAGAAGATCATCGACGAGAGGCTGGCGCCGATACAGGAATTCGTCGGCGGCTATGACTTCGCGACCGTTCTGAAGGCCTATTGGCGCGGCAGTGAAACGTCGAACGAAGAGCTCAAGACCGCTGCCTTGCGCTGGCTGCGCGGGGAGTTCTCGACGAAGACAGAGGCGAACAAGTCGCTCGGCGTCCGTACGATCATTGATGACGACAGCGTGTACGATTCTCTGAAATCGCTCGCATGTCTGACCAAGGTGGCCGGCTATGCCGGGCTCTTCGTCGTGTTCGACGAGATGGTGAACATCTACAAGCTGCAAAGTGCCCAGGCGCGGAAGCTGAATTTCGAGCAGATACTGCGCATCGTCAACGACGCCCTCCAGGGGAATACGTCCAACATCGGATTCATGATGTGCGGAACGCCACCGTTCTTGATGGACACCCGGCGAGGGTTATTCAGCTACGAAGCGCTGCAGTCGCGTCTCGCCGAGAACCAGTTCGCGACGGGAGGTCTCGTGGACTTTTCGGGACCGGTCATCAACCTCCAGAACTTGACGCCAGAGGACCTCCTCGTCCTGCTGTCGAACATCAGGAACGTCTTCGCAGGAGGCGATCCATCCAACAATCTGGTGCCGGACGAGGCTCTGAAGGCGTTCATGAACCATTGCGATCGCCGGATTGGTGAAGCGTATTTCCGGATGCCCCGGACGACGGTGAAGGCGTTCGTCCAGTTGCTTTCGGTTCTGGAGCAGAATCCCGGCGCCAAGTGGCAGGATCTGCTGGGGCAAGTTCAGATCACCGCCGATTTGCACGGCCAGGAGGAGATGGTGCCCGAAGGCGGACCGCAACCGGGAGACGAGGATGAGCTCACCAGTTTCCGCATCGGGACTTGA
- a CDS encoding tellurite resistance TerB family protein: MLGALFAVLTAVYQFVMEHLAAVGTICVLLALVFFLVRFGKRKESPVPVVSPVESMAGIGSLQKVRSGQSNAGISRERPSSARWIRSGEMVTVQGTDISSGLFYLGRALSFEDREIDGYAVNPQLSAKSPRPDVAGNSMPYWPSYADVSPAARRAFLDWMSTGRRSTSYGIGHVFLCFYGLEHRLFVERDLASAPELIAEVERLVALRTDSDSFQGYAKRFLDAARCAAGIPLPIPALSPERTHSSEMDLGVRIHLGRRLSQSRVLLSEDALVWILALQDVYLRTAAVRCFDEFVTLWHLRFRAKFPEGFVVETTGSIDVRYQAASGAFSVQVEGPHRAYPDILKTTMSPEPLRQLLQDCTDELDSFSRLLGKRPDARNSVQAALMLPADLLSEIGFEALHQFKARLSEIMGGHGRASTKMRTVLQAANFEVRDKVAPGLAEQLSQVLDLVDIAIEPDRRFGSAVPQLDDQVFLFSAPGGGHVDFERPAYRTMKAQVEVAVLAAAADGQTSGDEMSRVIDGIRDGNDLGAIERARLIAFAVTTFNSPPKLSRVMKRLAERSDAEREAIADAALAVVGGSGNVDADDVKFLERLHKSLGLPKERIYSELHRAAPRSDEPVAVSDERREAGIPIPKEVLAPPDDAAGIKIDAVRLARTQRETAAVSELLANIFEEEPAPSEDETPVAFTANGASLEGLDRQHTELLEQVELKGSISKAEFEERARAMKLLPEGALERINDWSFDHFDEPLLEEGDEIVMAPQLRPRLAELRETTT, translated from the coding sequence GTGCTGGGCGCGCTTTTCGCGGTCCTGACGGCGGTCTACCAGTTCGTCATGGAACATCTGGCCGCGGTTGGGACGATTTGCGTCCTTCTCGCGCTCGTTTTCTTTCTCGTCAGGTTCGGAAAGCGCAAGGAGTCTCCGGTCCCTGTCGTAAGTCCGGTCGAAAGCATGGCGGGGATTGGCTCCCTGCAGAAGGTCAGGTCCGGACAATCCAACGCAGGAATCTCTCGCGAGCGACCGAGCTCGGCCAGGTGGATTCGATCGGGGGAAATGGTAACGGTTCAAGGCACGGACATATCCTCGGGGCTCTTCTATCTCGGACGCGCTCTTTCCTTCGAAGACCGTGAAATAGACGGCTACGCTGTGAACCCGCAGCTTAGCGCGAAATCGCCCAGGCCGGACGTTGCCGGGAATTCGATGCCTTACTGGCCGTCCTACGCCGACGTGTCTCCTGCTGCGAGGCGCGCGTTTCTCGATTGGATGTCCACAGGGCGTCGGTCGACCTCGTACGGCATCGGGCATGTCTTTCTGTGCTTCTACGGATTGGAGCACCGGCTGTTCGTTGAGCGCGATCTTGCCAGTGCTCCGGAACTCATTGCCGAAGTCGAGAGACTTGTGGCGTTGCGAACGGACAGCGACTCCTTCCAAGGTTATGCGAAACGTTTCCTCGATGCAGCGAGATGCGCGGCCGGCATCCCGCTTCCCATCCCCGCATTGTCGCCTGAACGGACGCATTCGTCTGAGATGGACCTCGGCGTGCGTATCCATTTGGGACGTCGCCTGTCGCAGTCGCGGGTTCTGTTGTCGGAGGACGCCCTTGTCTGGATCTTGGCGCTGCAGGACGTCTACCTGCGTACGGCCGCCGTCCGTTGCTTCGACGAATTCGTCACCTTGTGGCACCTCCGGTTTCGGGCGAAGTTCCCCGAAGGGTTCGTTGTCGAGACGACGGGCAGTATCGACGTCCGATATCAAGCGGCAAGCGGCGCTTTCAGCGTCCAGGTGGAGGGACCACACAGGGCCTATCCGGACATCCTAAAGACGACGATGTCACCGGAGCCGCTGAGACAGCTGCTGCAGGATTGTACCGACGAGCTCGATAGCTTCAGCCGATTGCTGGGAAAGCGGCCGGACGCGAGAAATTCGGTGCAGGCCGCGCTCATGCTTCCTGCAGATCTCTTGTCGGAGATCGGGTTCGAGGCCCTGCACCAATTCAAGGCGCGTCTGTCGGAGATCATGGGCGGCCATGGCCGCGCGAGCACCAAGATGCGGACGGTTCTACAGGCGGCGAATTTTGAGGTGCGGGACAAAGTGGCGCCGGGTCTCGCCGAGCAATTGAGTCAGGTGCTTGATCTCGTCGACATCGCCATCGAGCCGGATCGCCGGTTTGGTAGCGCCGTTCCGCAATTGGACGATCAGGTTTTCCTATTCAGCGCTCCAGGCGGCGGTCACGTCGATTTCGAGCGTCCGGCCTACCGCACGATGAAGGCTCAAGTCGAAGTCGCCGTACTCGCCGCAGCGGCGGATGGCCAAACATCCGGAGACGAGATGTCCCGCGTGATCGACGGGATCAGAGACGGAAACGACCTCGGCGCGATCGAGCGTGCCCGCCTTATCGCCTTCGCCGTTACGACCTTCAACAGTCCGCCGAAGCTGTCGAGGGTAATGAAGCGGCTGGCGGAACGGAGCGATGCCGAACGCGAGGCGATCGCCGACGCCGCGCTTGCCGTCGTGGGTGGCAGCGGCAACGTCGATGCGGACGACGTCAAGTTTCTCGAACGGCTGCACAAGTCTTTGGGATTGCCTAAGGAGCGTATCTATTCCGAACTGCACCGGGCGGCGCCAAGAAGCGACGAACCTGTGGCGGTCTCGGACGAAAGGCGCGAGGCTGGCATTCCGATTCCTAAGGAAGTTCTCGCCCCGCCGGATGATGCTGCCGGCATAAAGATCGATGCCGTGCGTCTCGCCCGGACGCAACGCGAAACGGCGGCCGTATCCGAACTGCTGGCGAACATCTTCGAGGAAGAACCGGCACCTTCGGAAGACGAGACGCCCGTCGCTTTCACGGCGAACGGCGCGTCCCTTGAAGGACTGGACCGCCAGCATACCGAACTGCTCGAGCAGGTCGAGCTCAAAGGTTCCATTTCCAAAGCCGAATTCGAAGAGCGCGCACGCGCCATGAAGCTCCTTCCCGAAGGCGCTCTTGAACGCATCAACGACTGGTCCTTCGACCACTTCGACGAGCCGTTGCTGGAGGAGGGCGATGAGATCGTCATGGCACCCCAGCTGCGGCCGCGGCTGGCCGAATTGAGAGAGACGACGACATGA
- a CDS encoding conjugal transfer protein TraD produces MRNWQVERRKRTRHLIELGGLVVKAGLVSLTGDRATIFGALLWVAEKLQSDQSERARALWAAKGKYALEND; encoded by the coding sequence ATGCGCAACTGGCAGGTCGAACGTCGCAAGCGTACGCGGCACCTCATTGAATTGGGTGGCCTCGTCGTCAAGGCCGGCCTTGTCAGCCTCACCGGCGACCGCGCCACCATCTTCGGCGCGTTACTGTGGGTGGCCGAAAAGCTCCAAAGCGACCAGAGCGAACGGGCACGAGCGCTCTGGGCCGCAAAGGGGAAGTACGCTCTAGAGAACGACTGA